The sequence below is a genomic window from Ipomoea triloba cultivar NCNSP0323 chromosome 2, ASM357664v1.
CAGTTAAGCTCATTTTGTTTGTGTTGCTCACTCGCCCCCCATCATCTTCTATTTACGAGATTACAATTTACAGATACTCCTTGAATTGGTTGGATGAACAGAATGCTTGTGTCTCTTTCTTCACTACCATTTTCTCTGAGCTATGAGGGTGACTGCCCCCTCTTTAATCCTATATTCCTCCGGAGCATTTCTGCTTCGCTTCACTTGCTTTTGTTGCTCCTTATTGTCCTAGTTTGGATGTTCAAGAAAATCGTAAACACTCAAAActacacaaaacaaaaagatcATAAAAATGCCAGAATGTTGTGCTACAAACAAACCATCTCCTCTTGTTTGAGTCTCTCACTGTTCAATCTTGTTCTCTGTCTATTAACTCAATTTTACTGGTACTCAAGTGGTTGGTCTGAGGAAAAAATTCTAACTTTTTCGGATTTCTTAATAAAGGCTGTTTCTTGGTTAGTAATCTCTGTTGTTTTACACACCCAATTCTTAAACTCTGTTGAAAACAAGTACCCGCTTGTTTTGAGAGCTTGGTGGGGGTGTTTCTTTGCACTGTCTTGTTATTGCTTAGTAGTAGACATATTTTAtcacaaaaagaacaaaactttATCAGCACAGTTTTGGGTTTCTGACCTAGTGTCCACTGTCATGGGGTTGTTCTTCTGTTCTGTGGGATTTTCAGGTAAAAAGGAGGCTGTAGGTGACCTTCTTAAGGAACCCCTGTTGAATGGTGGAGAAGTGAAATTACCTTCTGGGAATGAATCTGTTACTCCTTATTTCAGTGCTAGCCTTTTCAGTACACTTACTTACTCATGGATGAACCCTCTAATTTCTCTTGGCACCAAGAGAATATTAAACCCTGAGGACATTCCTCAACTTGCTGGTTTGGATAGTATTAGAGgcatttttccaattttaagAGATAAGCTAGGATCTTCTAGTGAGGGGGGTAGAAAATTGACTACATTTATGCTGGCAAAGGCATTGATTTTCACTGTTTGGAAGGAAATTATGTTATCTGCCATTTATATACTCCTATATAAATTGCCCACTTATGTTGAAGCTTATCTCATTAATAACTTAGTTCAATTCCTCAACGGAAGCCGGGAATTTAGAAATGAAGGTTACTTGTTGGTCTCTGCATTCTTGATAGCAAAGCTTGTTGAGTCAGTGGCAGAGACACAGTATTTTTTCAAAGTAAGGCAGGCTGGGTTCAGGGTAAGGGCTGCACTGGTTGCCAAAGTCTATAACAAGGGTTTGACTCTCTCATGCCAATCAAGGCAGAGCCATACAAGTGGAGAGATCATCAATTTTATGACTGTAGATGCTGAGAGGATAGCTGACTTTGTTTGGTACATCCATGATCCGTGGATTATACTTGTGCAAATTGGCCTTGCATTGGTTATTCTCTACGAAAATCTCGGGGGTGCTTCAATTGTAGCACTCCTTTCTACTGTTATAGTGATGCTAGCAAACTTCCCTTTAGCAAAATTACAGGAGAGATACCAGGAAAAACTTATGAAATCCAAAGATAGTCGCATGAAGGCAACCTCTGAGGTTTTAAGGAACATGAGAATACTTAAACTTCAAGCTTGGGAGATGAAATTTCTATCCAAAATCCTTGGGATCAGAAATACTGAGGTAGGATGGTTAAGAAAATTTGGATACATCTCGGCTTTGACTACTTTTGTCAATTGGGTTGCCCCGTCATTTGTGTCTGTTGCTACATTTGGTGCTGCTGTGCTTATGGGGGTTCCACTTGAATCCGGAAAAGTACTTTCTTCGCTTGCCACATTTACTACACTGAAGCAGCCTATTTACAGAATTCCAGATGCAATTTCAATGATAGCTCAGATTAAAGTTTCTCTTGATCGAATTGCATCATTCCTTTCACTAGATGACCTGCAACCTAGTGCTATTGAGAAGCTTCCTAGAGGTAGTTCTGATGTTGCCATTGACATTGTAGAAGGAAATTTCTGTTGGAATGAAACCTCTTCTAGTCCACTTCTAAAAGACATAAATGTAAGAGTGTATCATGGCATGAAAGTTGCCATTTGTGGTACTGTTGCTTCAGGAAAGTCAAGTCTATTATCTTGCATTTTGGGAGAAATGCCCAAAATTTCAGGAAGTGTTAAGCTCTGTGGAAGCAAAGCCTATGTTCCACAGTCGCCCTGGATACAGAGTGGGACCATAGAAGAAAATATATTGTTCGGTATGAAAATGGACAGCGAGAAGTATGATAGAGTTCTTGAAGCATGTTCCTTAAAGAAAGACTTGGAAGTTCTCCCTTTTGGTGATCAAACAGTGATCGGAGAGCGAGGAATCAATTTGAGTGGTGGACAGAAGCAAAGAGTACAAATTGCTCGTGCTTTATACCAAGATGCTGACATTTATCTCTTTGATGATCCATTTAGTGCAGTCGATGCTCATACCGGAACCCATCTCTTCAATGTAAGAAACTTATCACgtgttatatttttatcattaaattctcaattttgttttctgttttatattttcatataaatCTATCCACTTCTGGCAAATTTCTTCTCTGAAACTAAAGCTATCCACAACTGATCTTCTCTTGATAGGAATGTATACTTAGACTTCTGGATTCAAAAACAGTTATTTATGTTACACATCAAGTAGAGTTCTTACCTGCCGCAGATCTGATCTTGGTAAGTTACCcatgtttgtttgttaattTATTATCTTCCGTTCTTACCTATTCAAGGTATAAAAGAATTTAGCTCATTAAATCAGGTTATGAAAGACGGAAGGATTTCACAAGCTGGAAAGTACAACGACATCCTCAAATTGGAAAGTGAGTTTATGGAGCTTGTGGGTGCTCACAACGAAGCAATATCAGCAACAGATTCCTTTGAGGAAAGAATAGTAACAGTAAGAAACGAGAGCGGTGGAATGTTGACCACTAATGATGCTATAAATGAAGAAGCTACAGATGGTAAAATTGATAGCTCTGTAAGACCAAAAGGCCAACTTGTCCAAGaggaagaaagagagaaaggtAGAGTTGGGTTCCTGGTTTACTGGCAATATATTACTATGGCGTTTGGAGGTTTTCTTGTGCCCTTTATATTATTGGCACAAATAATCTTTCAAACACTTCAAATTGGAAGCAATTATTGGATGACTTGGGCTACTCCGGTGTCAGAAGGTGAGACACCACCAGTTGGAAGCTCTACTCTCCTTCTTGTTTATGTTGCATTTGCAATTGGAAGTTCCTTCTGTGTCCTTGTCAGAGCCTTGCTGCTTGTGACCACTGGATTCAAAACCGCCACACTACTTTTTCACAAAATGCATTTGTGTATTTTCCGTGCTCCAATGTCTTTCTTTGATGCCACACCCAGTGGGCGTATTCTGAATAGAGTAAGGGAACATTCATATTTGCTTTTGTTCTCTTTTATGAATCTGTATGATTCTTATCATCATTTGTTGATAGCAAAACAgtgcttgattaattgttgtATTTGTCATCACAGGCATCTACGGATCAAAGTGTTGTTGATCTGAACATTCCCTCTCAAATTGGATCATTTGCCTTCACAATAATTGATACGTTGGGTATCATTGCCATAATGTCTCTAGTTTCATGGCAGGTCTTCGTTTTCTTTATTCCTGTGATTGCAATATGCGTCTATTATCAGGTAGGCTCTATGCTCCCTTCCCTTTCTACTTGAATCCCATATTTATGATTGTTCATGTGGCACTAGCTCTctgttttacttatttttctgCATTTGGATTCTATTATAAACCCATGTCTAAAGTCTGTTTTTATAATGGAAAAGACCTGATTTATGCAACATTACGTTGGTTTTATTTCTATATTTAATGTGTATGCATCTTATCATGTTTAAGAAGTTGTAAATTTCTTGATTGCAGCGACAATACTTGCCTTCAGCTCGAGAATTGGCACGATTAGCTGGAGTTGCTAAGGCTCCAGTCATACAGCATTTTGCTGAAACTCTCTCGGGAGCAACTACGATTCGAGGTTTTGACCAGGAGTCCAgattttgtgatacaaatatgaaactaatagataattattctCGGCCCAGGTTTCATGTTTATGGTGCTATGCAGTGGATATGCTTTCGCTTGAATGTGTTGTCTGTAATCACTTTTGCCTTTACGTTGATATTCTTCGTATCTGTTCCAGTGGGAACTATTGACGCAAGTGAGTGTTCATCATaatacttcatttttcttttcagcAAGAAGATGTGCTTatccaatattaataatttgtcCCCATCAACAATTTGCAGATTTTGCTGTCTTAGCAGTGACATATGGGATTAATTTGAACTCGGAATTGATTTGGATTGCATTATGTTTTTGCATTGTAGAGAATAGTATTATATCAGTTGAAAGAATAATTCAGTACACTTGTATGTCTAGCGAGCCCCCTCTTGTTACCGAATCTAACAGGCTTGACGCGTGTTGGCCGCCAAATGGTAGAGTTGAAATCAGCAATCTAAAGGTAATTCCATATTTATTCCTTTAAGCAGTTGGTAGTTAATTTCTCGTTCCATGTATTTGCATTCTTTCTAACGATTATGGATGGCTTGAAAGGTACGATATGCTCCACAGCTGCCCCTTGTTTTACGAGGCATCACGTGCACGTTTTTGGGAGGAAAGAAAACTGGAGTAGTTGGGAGGACTGGCAGTGGTAAATCAACACTTATACAGACCCTCTTTCGTGTTGTTGAACCAGCGGATGGAGAAATTGTTATAGATGGTATCAATATATCGTCAATTGGACTGCATGATTTGCGGGCTAGGTTGAGCATAATTCCCCAAGATCCAACCATGTTTGAGGGGACAATTCGTGGAAATCTAGATCCACTCGAGGAGTATACAGATGAACAGATTTGGGAGGTAGTTATGCATTTCATATTcctgtttcttcttctttttagtTTGTAACGTTTGTAAGTTGATCGATGGTGTTTCTCTTTAGGCTCTTGATAAGTGTCAGCTGGGAAGCGAAGTTCGTAAGAAGGAAGCTGGGCTCGATTCTGCAGGTTTTTGTCATTCCTCATAGCTATCTATCTGTACACTTTCTTATTTGCATTCCTGAAACGAAGTAACGAACATTTCCATAAACAAACAGTTACTGAAAATGGCGAGAATTGGAGCGTGGGTCAGAGGCAACTCGTCTGTCTCGGGCGAGTGCTGCTGAAGAAGAGCAAGATTCTGGTACTTGACGAGGCTACAGCGTCTGTTGACACCATGACAGACAATCTGATCCAGCAAACTCTGAGGCAACACTTTTCAGATTCCACTGTCATAACAATTGCGCATAGGATAACCTCGGTGCTAGACAGTGACATGGTTCTGCTCTTAGATAATGGTTAGTACTACTGTGTGTTCCAGATTCTGATGAAATCTGTAGATAATTcacaccatttttttttgtctctgaTGCAGGGGTTGTTGCTGAAAATGACACTCCAGCAAATCTGCTGGATAACAAATCGTCGTTATTCGCAAAGCTTGTGGCTGAATATACCATGAGGTCAAGTAGTTCTGGTTTCGAAAAATTGTCGTGAATACAACAATCAGATTGTACGAGGCTTGGTTAATGTTTCAGGCTTTCAGCTTTGGATTAATAATGTAGGATgctctaaaatgttaaaatgtcAGGTTTGAAGAAGGTGTAATAAACATATTTGCTTCCTGTCCATATTTCCAGTGTAGCTATGTCCATTCGTTAAAAGAACTATGGTAGTGGACAATCTTGGCTTTACAGAAGAGTATAAACATGTAAaagaagattttattttttattttgttgaatataaatatatatgttttgtgttGGAGAAAATAAAACTAGCCTAACAGCCAAACTCCTCTTCATATTAATTAGTTGTATTAATAATGGCAACTTGTATTAATTCATTTAGTTATTTTCGAACTTGAATACATTTACAACTATTTGAATTCAATGATCCATCTCAAATTTAGTTTGGTTGGCGCGAATAGATGTGTAATTTTATTCTTAAGACCATCTCCAATGAAGACGTCAAATCAACAATTTGGTGTAAGTTTTGGCGTAGCGTAGCAAAGCTCTAACGAGACAGTATTGCAGCATATATTTTGCCGATAATGAATAGTGCGACACCATATATGGTGCTGCAATGCTCATCTACgccaattagttttttttttttttttttgggttggagatagtcaagttgagagtttaAAATCTCATCTCgtataaaaaatcaatatagccAGCACTTTGTCTCTTAATTAGATATTGAATTAGGAGCAAAGACCAGTGATGAATACCCATCTCAAATCcaacccattggatattacttGCAGTTACTCAAACTTGtatagggttttttttttaaggtaaacgtagttattccattaattcataacataaaacgtttacatcaacgatcaatgaaatggtaaaccattccttacagtcagaaatagaaacaacttttctaactatgctatagaaaacttgaatcgcagactgttttataactaggaagctatgttcctatgataatgaaaagctcgtgaaagtaacgagaggaaaaagcccgtgaaagtaacgagaggaaaacacaataatagagaaaataaaaagtggtaaaaccaaagtagggttgggagttcaagactaccaacacaaatcccaatacctacctactattattttattaaagggaaagaaaacggaagaagaagatctgtggcggtggtcggaggcggacggagctgcgacggtggtcgaggcggaagaagagcgagagtaaacgtagaaggtgaccaaaaccgccggctcaaagctccattagagctccggccggaggccggcggtggaagccgaagttgagcagcagagaaaagctttttgttttagagagaaaagggaggcagcattag
It includes:
- the LOC116009861 gene encoding ABC transporter C family member 3-like, giving the protein MNRMLVSLSSLPFSLSYEGDCPLFNPIFLRSISASLHLLLLLLIVLVWMFKKIVNTQNYTKQKDHKNARMLCYKQTISSCLSLSLFNLVLCLLTQFYWYSSGWSEEKILTFSDFLIKAVSWLVISVVLHTQFLNSVENKYPLVLRAWWGCFFALSCYCLVVDIFYHKKNKTLSAQFWVSDLVSTVMGLFFCSVGFSGKKEAVGDLLKEPLLNGGEVKLPSGNESVTPYFSASLFSTLTYSWMNPLISLGTKRILNPEDIPQLAGLDSIRGIFPILRDKLGSSSEGGRKLTTFMLAKALIFTVWKEIMLSAIYILLYKLPTYVEAYLINNLVQFLNGSREFRNEGYLLVSAFLIAKLVESVAETQYFFKVRQAGFRVRAALVAKVYNKGLTLSCQSRQSHTSGEIINFMTVDAERIADFVWYIHDPWIILVQIGLALVILYENLGGASIVALLSTVIVMLANFPLAKLQERYQEKLMKSKDSRMKATSEVLRNMRILKLQAWEMKFLSKILGIRNTEVGWLRKFGYISALTTFVNWVAPSFVSVATFGAAVLMGVPLESGKVLSSLATFTTLKQPIYRIPDAISMIAQIKVSLDRIASFLSLDDLQPSAIEKLPRGSSDVAIDIVEGNFCWNETSSSPLLKDINVRVYHGMKVAICGTVASGKSSLLSCILGEMPKISGSVKLCGSKAYVPQSPWIQSGTIEENILFGMKMDSEKYDRVLEACSLKKDLEVLPFGDQTVIGERGINLSGGQKQRVQIARALYQDADIYLFDDPFSAVDAHTGTHLFNECILRLLDSKTVIYVTHQVEFLPAADLILVMKDGRISQAGKYNDILKLESEFMELVGAHNEAISATDSFEERIVTVRNESGGMLTTNDAINEEATDGKIDSSVRPKGQLVQEEEREKGRVGFLVYWQYITMAFGGFLVPFILLAQIIFQTLQIGSNYWMTWATPVSEGETPPVGSSTLLLVYVAFAIGSSFCVLVRALLLVTTGFKTATLLFHKMHLCIFRAPMSFFDATPSGRILNRASTDQSVVDLNIPSQIGSFAFTIIDTLGIIAIMSLVSWQVFVFFIPVIAICVYYQRQYLPSARELARLAGVAKAPVIQHFAETLSGATTIRGFDQESRFCDTNMKLIDNYSRPRFHVYGAMQWICFRLNVLSVITFAFTLIFFVSVPVGTIDANFAVLAVTYGINLNSELIWIALCFCIVENSIISVERIIQYTCMSSEPPLVTESNRLDACWPPNGRVEISNLKVRYAPQLPLVLRGITCTFLGGKKTGVVGRTGSGKSTLIQTLFRVVEPADGEIVIDGINISSIGLHDLRARLSIIPQDPTMFEGTIRGNLDPLEEYTDEQIWEALDKCQLGSEVRKKEAGLDSAVTENGENWSVGQRQLVCLGRVLLKKSKILVLDEATASVDTMTDNLIQQTLRQHFSDSTVITIAHRITSVLDSDMVLLLDNGVVAENDTPANLLDNKSSLFAKLVAEYTMRSSSSGFEKLS